The genomic segment CCTTGTATCGCTGGACGTTGTAGGTCTTGAAGGCCTTGCAGAGTTCCTCGCGGTCCTCCTCGGTCCAGGCATATCGGACCTCCTCCTTCTTGCCGATCCGCGTGATCTTGTAGAGCGGCGGGAGGGCGATGTAGACGCGGCCCGCCTCGACGAGCGGACGCATGTAGCGGAAGAAGAACGTGATCAACAGGACCTGGATGTGGGCGCCGTCGGTGTCGGCGTCGGTCATGATGATGACCTTGTCGTAGTTGGACTTCTCGAGTTTGAAGTCGCCGCCGAGGCCGGCGCCGACGGTCGCGATGATCGTCGCGATCTCCTCGTTCTTGAGGACGTCCTCCATCTTCTGCTTCTCGGAGTTGATCACCTTGCCACGAAGCGGCAGAATCGCCTGGAAGCGGCGGTCGCGGCCCTGCTTGGCGGAGCCGCCGGCGGAGTCGCCCTCGACGAGGAAGAGTTCGTTCACCTTCGGGTTCTTGGTGCCCGCGGGGGAGAGCTTGCCGGAGAGGATCGTCTCGGTCTTCGAGACCTTCTTCACGAGCCGTGCGTCGTCTCTCGCCTTGCGGGCGGCGTCGCGGGCGTTTCTCGCCATGAGCGCCTTCTCGACGAGCGAGGAGGCGAGTTGCGGCGATTCGACGAGGAAGGTCATGAGCTGCTCGTTCACGACCGTCTCGACGGCCGGACGGGCTTCGGGCGAACCGAGCTTGTTCTTCGTCTGGCCTTCGAACTGGAGGAGGTTTTCCGGGATGCGCACGGAGATGATCGCCGTCAGGCCCTCGCGGATGTCGGCCCCGTCGAGGCCTTCGTCCTTCTCCTTGATCAGGTTCATCTTGCGGGCGTAGTCGTTCATCACCTTGGTGAAGGCCGACTTGAGGCCGGTCTCGTGCGTACCGCCGTCCTTGGTCCGGACGTTGTTGACGAAGCTGATGATGTTCTCGTTGTAGATCTTGGCGTACTGGAAGGCGACCTCGACCTCGATCTGGTTGGCCTTGCCTTCGAAGAAGTGGGTCGGATGGACGACCGTCTTGGACGTGTTCAGGAAATCGACGAAGGCCTTCAGACCGTCGTTGTACAGATACGTCTCGCGCACCTTCGAGCGCTCGTCGACGAGCTGCATGCGCAGTCCCTTGACGAGGAACGCGCTCTCGCGCAGGCGTTCCTGGAGCGTCTGGTAATTGAAGAGGGTCGTCGAAAAGATCGTCGGATCGGGCTTGAACCATACTTCCGAGCCGACTTTCCGCGACTCGCCGATGACGATCAGGTCCTTGACCTTCTTCCCCCGCTCGAAGCGCATCTGGTACATGAGGCCGTCGCGGTGGACGGTGACCTCGAGGAACTCCGAGAGGGCGTTGACCGCCGAGGCGCCGACGCCGTGGAGGCCGCCGGACACCTTGTAGGCGCCGCCTTCGCCGCCGAACTTGCCGCCGGCATGGAGTTTCGAGAAGATGACTTCGACGGCCGACATGCCGGAGCTGTGCATGTCGACGGGCATGCCTCTGCCGTCGTCGGTGACGACGATAGAATTGTCTTCCTTGACGACGACCTTGATGTTCGAACCGTACCCCGCCAGGACCTCGTCGATCGAGTTGTCGACGATTTCCCAGACGAGGTGGTGGAGTCCGCGGGCGTCGGTGCTGCCGACGTACATGCCGGGGCGCTTGCGGACCGCTTCGAGGCCTTCGAGGATCTGGATCGATTGGGCGTTGTAGACGTTCGTGATTTTCTCGCTCATGCCGATGTCCCCTTTTTTCTCTCTTCCATTATATCAAAACTTTCACCGTTTTTATACTTTATTTCAGCCGTGCGCGTGTTATAATGTTGCCCATGGAAAGGGGTGCCGCCCATGGATTTCGCTCTCCTCGTCATCGCCTATCTGCTCGGCTCGATTCCGTTCTCGCTGATCCTCGGACTGCTCTTCAAGGGCAGGGACATCCGCAAGTACGGCAGCGGGAATCTCGGCACCACGAACGCCTTCCGCGTCTTCGGCCGCCCGATCGGCTTCGCCGTCCTCGCCGCGGATACGCTGAAAAGCGGACTGATCGTCTTTCTCATCCTGCATACGCGCCTGTTCGAAGGGCAGGAGCTCTTCCATCCGCTCGTCTACGGCGTCGCCGGCGTCTTCGGGCACTGCTTCCCGGTCTGGCTCCGGTTCCGCGGCGGGAAGGGCGTCGCCTCGTCGTTCGGACTATTGCTTGCGTACGAACCCCTGCTCGCCCTCGGTCTCCTCGGCGTCTTCCTTGTTGCGGAGTACCTGACGCGCTACGTCTCGGTCTCCTCGACCGTCGGCGCGCTGGCGGCGGTGCTGTTCGTGACCCTCAGGCATGTCCTCTGGAAACCCGACCTCGCGCTGGTCGTCGCGACCGCCGCGGTGACGGCCGTCATCGTGGTCCGCCACCGCGCGAACTACCGCCGCCTCCGGGCCGGC from the Candidatus Izemoplasmatales bacterium genome contains:
- the plsY gene encoding glycerol-3-phosphate 1-O-acyltransferase PlsY, with product MDFALLVIAYLLGSIPFSLILGLLFKGRDIRKYGSGNLGTTNAFRVFGRPIGFAVLAADTLKSGLIVFLILHTRLFEGQELFHPLVYGVAGVFGHCFPVWLRFRGGKGVASSFGLLLAYEPLLALGLLGVFLVAEYLTRYVSVSSTVGALAAVLFVTLRHVLWKPDLALVVATAAVTAVIVVRHRANYRRLRAGTENKVHLFDLLDRIFKKAS
- the parE gene encoding DNA topoisomerase IV subunit B is translated as MSEKITNVYNAQSIQILEGLEAVRKRPGMYVGSTDARGLHHLVWEIVDNSIDEVLAGYGSNIKVVVKEDNSIVVTDDGRGMPVDMHSSGMSAVEVIFSKLHAGGKFGGEGGAYKVSGGLHGVGASAVNALSEFLEVTVHRDGLMYQMRFERGKKVKDLIVIGESRKVGSEVWFKPDPTIFSTTLFNYQTLQERLRESAFLVKGLRMQLVDERSKVRETYLYNDGLKAFVDFLNTSKTVVHPTHFFEGKANQIEVEVAFQYAKIYNENIISFVNNVRTKDGGTHETGLKSAFTKVMNDYARKMNLIKEKDEGLDGADIREGLTAIISVRIPENLLQFEGQTKNKLGSPEARPAVETVVNEQLMTFLVESPQLASSLVEKALMARNARDAARKARDDARLVKKVSKTETILSGKLSPAGTKNPKVNELFLVEGDSAGGSAKQGRDRRFQAILPLRGKVINSEKQKMEDVLKNEEIATIIATVGAGLGGDFKLEKSNYDKVIIMTDADTDGAHIQVLLITFFFRYMRPLVEAGRVYIALPPLYKITRIGKKEEVRYAWTEEDREELCKAFKTYNVQRYKGLGEMNAPQLWDTTMNPETRTLIRVHVEDLADAENRISILMGDDVEPRKEWIDTNVSFADEDDYEIGEGA